A genomic region of Columba livia isolate bColLiv1 breed racing homer chromosome 12, bColLiv1.pat.W.v2, whole genome shotgun sequence contains the following coding sequences:
- the LOC102098849 gene encoding phosphatidylinositol-binding clathrin assembly protein isoform X5, with protein sequence MSGQSITDRITAAQHSMTGSAVAKAVCKATTHEVMGPKKKHLDYLIQCTNEMNVNIPQLADTLFERTANSSWVVVFKALITTHHLMMYGNERFIQYLASRNTLFNLNNYLDKSAMQGYDMSTFIRRYSRYLNEKALSYRLVAVDFTKMKRGIDGVMRTMNPEKLLKTLPIIQNQLDALLDFDANPNELTNGVINAAFMLLFKDSIRLFAAYNEGIINLLERYFDMKKNQCKEGLDIYKKFLARMTKLSEFLKVAEQVGIDQGDIPDLTQAPSSLLEALEQHLASVEGKKTKEVSAASRASALSSAVSTLANTGMSFSRMDEKEKQQALEEEQARLQALKEQRLREISVVSNSTPTSASPSTLSGKNVNTTVAVDLFTVPAPTTNSMPNLSSDLFDLQPAFVPTVQSTPAISTSGSSAWGGFSLHSAPPSTTSSTINVDFDAVFGEKSTAPEYRTTTVPPQSQKATLANQQSGKILANDLDSSLANLVGNLGFGGTPSKKSDMQWTQPTEKKLTGGTNWQAKPSTSTTWNPTPLPTIPHMNGAHYPGYVPAPITYPLTTPQVPVYGMVPPQIGAAPLMAPQSMMYTQPGLRPTNPFAPVSETQIQFM encoded by the exons ATCTAATACAGTGCACAAATGAAATGAATGTGAATATTCCACAGTTGGCAGACACACTTTTTGAGAGAACTGCGAACAGTAGCTGGGTTGTAGTGTTCAAAGCTCTAATTACAACACACCACCTCATGATGTATGGAAACGAG CGCTTTATCCAGTATCTTGCATCCCGAAACACTTTGTTCAATTTAAATAACTACCTGGACAAAAGTGCCATGCAGG GCTATGATATGTCTACCTTCATTAGACGATATAGCAGATACTTGAATGAAAAAGCACTTTCATATAGACTTGTAGCAGTTGACTTCACCAAAATGAAAAGAGG GATAGATGGAGTGATGAGAACCATGAATCCTGAAAAGCTTCTGAAAACCCTCCCAATCATACAGAACCAGCTAGATGCACTCCTTGATTTTGAT GCAAATCCAAATGAACTAACAAATGGTGTTATAAATGCTGCATTTATGCTCCTCTTTAAAGATTCCATTAGACTTTTTGCAGCATACAATGAGGGGATTATTAATCTTTTAG AAAGATATTTTGATATGAAGAAGAACCAGTGCAAAGAAGGCCTGGATATTTACAAAAAATTTCTAGCCAGAATGACCAAATTGTCAGAATTCCTCAAAGTAGCAGAG CAAGTTGGAATTGATCAGGGTGACATTCCAGATCTTACTCAG GCACCCAGCAGCTTGCtcgaagcactggaacagcatTTGGCTTCtgtggagggaaagaaaacaaaagaagtctCTGCTGCCAGCAG AGCTAGTGCCCTGTCCAGTGCTGTTTCCACACTTGCCAACACAGGAATGTCATTTAGCAGGatggatgagaaagaaaagcagcaggcgTTGGAGGAGGAGCAAGCTAGGCTGCAGGCACTTAAG GAGCAGCGATTAAGAGAGATTTCTGTAGTATCAAATTCCACTCCCACATCAGCATCCCCAAGCACcttatcaggaaaaaatgtgaATACCACTGTAGCTGTTGACCTCTTCACCGTGCCAGCACCCACAACAAATAG CATGCCCAACCTTTCTAGTGACCTTTTTGATCTTCAGCCTGCATTTGTTCCAACTGTGCAGAGTACTCCAGCTATATCGACATCGGGGAGCAGTGCCTGGGGAG gtttttctcttCATTCAGCTCCTCCAAGTACCACCTCTTCAACAATTAACGTGGACTTTGATGCTgtttttggagaaaaatctacagCACCAGAGTACAGGACTACAACGG TACCACCACAAAGTCAAAAAGCCACTTTAGCCAACCAGCAAAGCGGAAAAATTTTGGCAAACGACCTTGATTCTTCCCTTGCTAATCTAGTGGGAA ATCTTGGCTTTGGAGGAACTCCATCCAAAAA ATCGGATATGCAGTGGACCCAGCCTACAGAGAAAAAACTTACTGGTGGAACAAACTGGCAAGCAAAACCAAGCACATCAACTACATGGAATCCTACTCCTTTACCCACTATTCCACATATG AATGGAGCACACTATCCTGGATAT GTACCTGCTCCGATCACATACCCATTGACCACGCCTCAAGTGCCTGTATATGGAATG GTACCTCCTCAGATTGGAGCTGCTCCTTTGATGGCACCCCAGTCAATGATGTATACACAGCCTGGTCTAAGGCCAACAAATCCTTTTGCACCTGTTTCTGAAACTCAG ATACAGTTTATGTAG
- the LOC102098849 gene encoding phosphatidylinositol-binding clathrin assembly protein isoform X1, whose product MSGQSITDRITAAQHSMTGSAVAKAVCKATTHEVMGPKKKHLDYLIQCTNEMNVNIPQLADTLFERTANSSWVVVFKALITTHHLMMYGNERFIQYLASRNTLFNLNNYLDKSAMQGYDMSTFIRRYSRYLNEKALSYRLVAVDFTKMKRGIDGVMRTMNPEKLLKTLPIIQNQLDALLDFDANPNELTNGVINAAFMLLFKDSIRLFAAYNEGIINLLERYFDMKKNQCKEGLDIYKKFLARMTKLSEFLKVAEQVGIDQGDIPDLTQAPSSLLEALEQHLASVEGKKTKEVSAASRASALSSAVSTLANTGMSFSRMDEKEKQQALEEEQARLQALKEQRLREISVVSNSTPTSASPSTLSGKNVNTTVAVDLFTVPAPTTNSMPNLSSDLFDLQPAFVPTVQSTPAISTSGSSAWGGPFSSSNGCVGSPPHLDIFDMKPVEEAVKSTTSFINSTFPSKQMVELFSDDFSGHKPTYASVYHPLTVDGFSLHSAPPSTTSSTINVDFDAVFGEKSTAPEYRTTTDDVLQPTVPPQSQKATLANQQSGKILANDLDSSLANLVGNLGFGGTPSKKSDMQWTQPTEKKLTGGTNWQAKPSTSTTWNPTPLPTIPHMNGAHYPGYVPAPITYPLTTPQVPVYGMVPPQIGAAPLMAPQSMMYTQPGLRPTNPFAPVSETQIQFM is encoded by the exons ATCTAATACAGTGCACAAATGAAATGAATGTGAATATTCCACAGTTGGCAGACACACTTTTTGAGAGAACTGCGAACAGTAGCTGGGTTGTAGTGTTCAAAGCTCTAATTACAACACACCACCTCATGATGTATGGAAACGAG CGCTTTATCCAGTATCTTGCATCCCGAAACACTTTGTTCAATTTAAATAACTACCTGGACAAAAGTGCCATGCAGG GCTATGATATGTCTACCTTCATTAGACGATATAGCAGATACTTGAATGAAAAAGCACTTTCATATAGACTTGTAGCAGTTGACTTCACCAAAATGAAAAGAGG GATAGATGGAGTGATGAGAACCATGAATCCTGAAAAGCTTCTGAAAACCCTCCCAATCATACAGAACCAGCTAGATGCACTCCTTGATTTTGAT GCAAATCCAAATGAACTAACAAATGGTGTTATAAATGCTGCATTTATGCTCCTCTTTAAAGATTCCATTAGACTTTTTGCAGCATACAATGAGGGGATTATTAATCTTTTAG AAAGATATTTTGATATGAAGAAGAACCAGTGCAAAGAAGGCCTGGATATTTACAAAAAATTTCTAGCCAGAATGACCAAATTGTCAGAATTCCTCAAAGTAGCAGAG CAAGTTGGAATTGATCAGGGTGACATTCCAGATCTTACTCAG GCACCCAGCAGCTTGCtcgaagcactggaacagcatTTGGCTTCtgtggagggaaagaaaacaaaagaagtctCTGCTGCCAGCAG AGCTAGTGCCCTGTCCAGTGCTGTTTCCACACTTGCCAACACAGGAATGTCATTTAGCAGGatggatgagaaagaaaagcagcaggcgTTGGAGGAGGAGCAAGCTAGGCTGCAGGCACTTAAG GAGCAGCGATTAAGAGAGATTTCTGTAGTATCAAATTCCACTCCCACATCAGCATCCCCAAGCACcttatcaggaaaaaatgtgaATACCACTGTAGCTGTTGACCTCTTCACCGTGCCAGCACCCACAACAAATAG CATGCCCAACCTTTCTAGTGACCTTTTTGATCTTCAGCCTGCATTTGTTCCAACTGTGCAGAGTACTCCAGCTATATCGACATCGGGGAGCAGTGCCTGGGGAG GTCCTTTCTCGTCCTCAAATGGTTGTGTTGGTTCTCCACCTCATCTGGACATCTTTGACATGAAGCCTGTTGAAGAAGCTGTAAAATCTACCACCTCTTTCATCAATTCTACTTTTCCCTCCAAACAAATGGTGGAACTCTTTAGtg ATGATTTTAGTGGTCATAAACCCACGTATGCTTCTGTGTATCATCCTCTGACTGTTGATG gtttttctcttCATTCAGCTCCTCCAAGTACCACCTCTTCAACAATTAACGTGGACTTTGATGCTgtttttggagaaaaatctacagCACCAGAGTACAGGACTACAACGG ATGATGTTTTGCAACCCACAGTACCACCACAAAGTCAAAAAGCCACTTTAGCCAACCAGCAAAGCGGAAAAATTTTGGCAAACGACCTTGATTCTTCCCTTGCTAATCTAGTGGGAA ATCTTGGCTTTGGAGGAACTCCATCCAAAAA ATCGGATATGCAGTGGACCCAGCCTACAGAGAAAAAACTTACTGGTGGAACAAACTGGCAAGCAAAACCAAGCACATCAACTACATGGAATCCTACTCCTTTACCCACTATTCCACATATG AATGGAGCACACTATCCTGGATAT GTACCTGCTCCGATCACATACCCATTGACCACGCCTCAAGTGCCTGTATATGGAATG GTACCTCCTCAGATTGGAGCTGCTCCTTTGATGGCACCCCAGTCAATGATGTATACACAGCCTGGTCTAAGGCCAACAAATCCTTTTGCACCTGTTTCTGAAACTCAG ATACAGTTTATGTAG
- the LOC102098849 gene encoding phosphatidylinositol-binding clathrin assembly protein isoform X3, translated as MSGQSITDRITAAQHSMTGSAVAKAVCKATTHEVMGPKKKHLDYLIQCTNEMNVNIPQLADTLFERTANSSWVVVFKALITTHHLMMYGNERFIQYLASRNTLFNLNNYLDKSAMQGYDMSTFIRRYSRYLNEKALSYRLVAVDFTKMKRGIDGVMRTMNPEKLLKTLPIIQNQLDALLDFDANPNELTNGVINAAFMLLFKDSIRLFAAYNEGIINLLERYFDMKKNQCKEGLDIYKKFLARMTKLSEFLKVAEQVGIDQGDIPDLTQAPSSLLEALEQHLASVEGKKTKEVSAASRASALSSAVSTLANTGMSFSRMDEKEKQQALEEEQARLQALKEQRLREISVVSNSTPTSASPSTLSGKNVNTTVAVDLFTVPAPTTNSMPNLSSDLFDLQPAFVPTVQSTPAISTSGSSAWGGPFSSSNGCVGSPPHLDIFDMKPVEEAVKSTTSFINSTFPSKQMVELFSDDFSGHKPTYASVYHPLTVDGFSLHSAPPSTTSSTINVDFDAVFGEKSTAPEYRTTTDDVLQPTVPPQSQKATLANQQSGKILANDLDSSLANLVGNLGFGGTPSKKSDMQWTQPTEKKLTGGTNWQAKPSTSTTWNPTPLPTIPHMVPAPITYPLTTPQVPVYGMVPPQIGAAPLMAPQSMMYTQPGLRPTNPFAPVSETQIQFM; from the exons ATCTAATACAGTGCACAAATGAAATGAATGTGAATATTCCACAGTTGGCAGACACACTTTTTGAGAGAACTGCGAACAGTAGCTGGGTTGTAGTGTTCAAAGCTCTAATTACAACACACCACCTCATGATGTATGGAAACGAG CGCTTTATCCAGTATCTTGCATCCCGAAACACTTTGTTCAATTTAAATAACTACCTGGACAAAAGTGCCATGCAGG GCTATGATATGTCTACCTTCATTAGACGATATAGCAGATACTTGAATGAAAAAGCACTTTCATATAGACTTGTAGCAGTTGACTTCACCAAAATGAAAAGAGG GATAGATGGAGTGATGAGAACCATGAATCCTGAAAAGCTTCTGAAAACCCTCCCAATCATACAGAACCAGCTAGATGCACTCCTTGATTTTGAT GCAAATCCAAATGAACTAACAAATGGTGTTATAAATGCTGCATTTATGCTCCTCTTTAAAGATTCCATTAGACTTTTTGCAGCATACAATGAGGGGATTATTAATCTTTTAG AAAGATATTTTGATATGAAGAAGAACCAGTGCAAAGAAGGCCTGGATATTTACAAAAAATTTCTAGCCAGAATGACCAAATTGTCAGAATTCCTCAAAGTAGCAGAG CAAGTTGGAATTGATCAGGGTGACATTCCAGATCTTACTCAG GCACCCAGCAGCTTGCtcgaagcactggaacagcatTTGGCTTCtgtggagggaaagaaaacaaaagaagtctCTGCTGCCAGCAG AGCTAGTGCCCTGTCCAGTGCTGTTTCCACACTTGCCAACACAGGAATGTCATTTAGCAGGatggatgagaaagaaaagcagcaggcgTTGGAGGAGGAGCAAGCTAGGCTGCAGGCACTTAAG GAGCAGCGATTAAGAGAGATTTCTGTAGTATCAAATTCCACTCCCACATCAGCATCCCCAAGCACcttatcaggaaaaaatgtgaATACCACTGTAGCTGTTGACCTCTTCACCGTGCCAGCACCCACAACAAATAG CATGCCCAACCTTTCTAGTGACCTTTTTGATCTTCAGCCTGCATTTGTTCCAACTGTGCAGAGTACTCCAGCTATATCGACATCGGGGAGCAGTGCCTGGGGAG GTCCTTTCTCGTCCTCAAATGGTTGTGTTGGTTCTCCACCTCATCTGGACATCTTTGACATGAAGCCTGTTGAAGAAGCTGTAAAATCTACCACCTCTTTCATCAATTCTACTTTTCCCTCCAAACAAATGGTGGAACTCTTTAGtg ATGATTTTAGTGGTCATAAACCCACGTATGCTTCTGTGTATCATCCTCTGACTGTTGATG gtttttctcttCATTCAGCTCCTCCAAGTACCACCTCTTCAACAATTAACGTGGACTTTGATGCTgtttttggagaaaaatctacagCACCAGAGTACAGGACTACAACGG ATGATGTTTTGCAACCCACAGTACCACCACAAAGTCAAAAAGCCACTTTAGCCAACCAGCAAAGCGGAAAAATTTTGGCAAACGACCTTGATTCTTCCCTTGCTAATCTAGTGGGAA ATCTTGGCTTTGGAGGAACTCCATCCAAAAA ATCGGATATGCAGTGGACCCAGCCTACAGAGAAAAAACTTACTGGTGGAACAAACTGGCAAGCAAAACCAAGCACATCAACTACATGGAATCCTACTCCTTTACCCACTATTCCACATATG GTACCTGCTCCGATCACATACCCATTGACCACGCCTCAAGTGCCTGTATATGGAATG GTACCTCCTCAGATTGGAGCTGCTCCTTTGATGGCACCCCAGTCAATGATGTATACACAGCCTGGTCTAAGGCCAACAAATCCTTTTGCACCTGTTTCTGAAACTCAG ATACAGTTTATGTAG
- the LOC102098849 gene encoding phosphatidylinositol-binding clathrin assembly protein isoform X6, with protein MSGQSITDRITAAQHSMTGSAVAKAVCKATTHEVMGPKKKHLDYLIQCTNEMNVNIPQLADTLFERTANSSWVVVFKALITTHHLMMYGNERFIQYLASRNTLFNLNNYLDKSAMQGYDMSTFIRRYSRYLNEKALSYRLVAVDFTKMKRGIDGVMRTMNPEKLLKTLPIIQNQLDALLDFDANPNELTNGVINAAFMLLFKDSIRLFAAYNEGIINLLERYFDMKKNQCKEGLDIYKKFLARMTKLSEFLKVAEQVGIDQGDIPDLTQAPSSLLEALEQHLASVEGKKTKEVSAASRASALSSAVSTLANTGMSFSRMDEKEKQQALEEEQARLQALKEQRLREISVVSNSTPTSASPSTLSGKNVNTTVAVDLFTVPAPTTNSMPNLSSDLFDLQPAFVPTVQSTPAISTSGSSAWGGFSLHSAPPSTTSSTINVDFDAVFGEKSTAPEYRTTTDDVLQPTVPPQSQKATLANQQSGKILANDLDSSLANLVGNLGFGGTPSKKSDMQWTQPTEKKLTGGTNWQAKPSTSTTWNPTPLPTIPHMVPAPITYPLTTPQVPVYGMVPPQIGAAPLMAPQSMMYTQPGLRPTNPFAPVSETQIQFM; from the exons ATCTAATACAGTGCACAAATGAAATGAATGTGAATATTCCACAGTTGGCAGACACACTTTTTGAGAGAACTGCGAACAGTAGCTGGGTTGTAGTGTTCAAAGCTCTAATTACAACACACCACCTCATGATGTATGGAAACGAG CGCTTTATCCAGTATCTTGCATCCCGAAACACTTTGTTCAATTTAAATAACTACCTGGACAAAAGTGCCATGCAGG GCTATGATATGTCTACCTTCATTAGACGATATAGCAGATACTTGAATGAAAAAGCACTTTCATATAGACTTGTAGCAGTTGACTTCACCAAAATGAAAAGAGG GATAGATGGAGTGATGAGAACCATGAATCCTGAAAAGCTTCTGAAAACCCTCCCAATCATACAGAACCAGCTAGATGCACTCCTTGATTTTGAT GCAAATCCAAATGAACTAACAAATGGTGTTATAAATGCTGCATTTATGCTCCTCTTTAAAGATTCCATTAGACTTTTTGCAGCATACAATGAGGGGATTATTAATCTTTTAG AAAGATATTTTGATATGAAGAAGAACCAGTGCAAAGAAGGCCTGGATATTTACAAAAAATTTCTAGCCAGAATGACCAAATTGTCAGAATTCCTCAAAGTAGCAGAG CAAGTTGGAATTGATCAGGGTGACATTCCAGATCTTACTCAG GCACCCAGCAGCTTGCtcgaagcactggaacagcatTTGGCTTCtgtggagggaaagaaaacaaaagaagtctCTGCTGCCAGCAG AGCTAGTGCCCTGTCCAGTGCTGTTTCCACACTTGCCAACACAGGAATGTCATTTAGCAGGatggatgagaaagaaaagcagcaggcgTTGGAGGAGGAGCAAGCTAGGCTGCAGGCACTTAAG GAGCAGCGATTAAGAGAGATTTCTGTAGTATCAAATTCCACTCCCACATCAGCATCCCCAAGCACcttatcaggaaaaaatgtgaATACCACTGTAGCTGTTGACCTCTTCACCGTGCCAGCACCCACAACAAATAG CATGCCCAACCTTTCTAGTGACCTTTTTGATCTTCAGCCTGCATTTGTTCCAACTGTGCAGAGTACTCCAGCTATATCGACATCGGGGAGCAGTGCCTGGGGAG gtttttctcttCATTCAGCTCCTCCAAGTACCACCTCTTCAACAATTAACGTGGACTTTGATGCTgtttttggagaaaaatctacagCACCAGAGTACAGGACTACAACGG ATGATGTTTTGCAACCCACAGTACCACCACAAAGTCAAAAAGCCACTTTAGCCAACCAGCAAAGCGGAAAAATTTTGGCAAACGACCTTGATTCTTCCCTTGCTAATCTAGTGGGAA ATCTTGGCTTTGGAGGAACTCCATCCAAAAA ATCGGATATGCAGTGGACCCAGCCTACAGAGAAAAAACTTACTGGTGGAACAAACTGGCAAGCAAAACCAAGCACATCAACTACATGGAATCCTACTCCTTTACCCACTATTCCACATATG GTACCTGCTCCGATCACATACCCATTGACCACGCCTCAAGTGCCTGTATATGGAATG GTACCTCCTCAGATTGGAGCTGCTCCTTTGATGGCACCCCAGTCAATGATGTATACACAGCCTGGTCTAAGGCCAACAAATCCTTTTGCACCTGTTTCTGAAACTCAG ATACAGTTTATGTAG
- the LOC102098849 gene encoding phosphatidylinositol-binding clathrin assembly protein isoform X2 has product MSGQSITDRITAAQHSMTGSAVAKAVCKATTHEVMGPKKKHLDYLIQCTNEMNVNIPQLADTLFERTANSSWVVVFKALITTHHLMMYGNERFIQYLASRNTLFNLNNYLDKSAMQGYDMSTFIRRYSRYLNEKALSYRLVAVDFTKMKRGIDGVMRTMNPEKLLKTLPIIQNQLDALLDFDANPNELTNGVINAAFMLLFKDSIRLFAAYNEGIINLLERYFDMKKNQCKEGLDIYKKFLARMTKLSEFLKVAEQVGIDQGDIPDLTQAPSSLLEALEQHLASVEGKKTKEVSAASRASALSSAVSTLANTGMSFSRMDEKEKQQALEEEQARLQALKEQRLREISVVSNSTPTSASPSTLSGKNVNTTVAVDLFTVPAPTTNSMPNLSSDLFDLQPAFVPTVQSTPAISTSGSSAWGGPFSSSNGCVGSPPHLDIFDMKPVEEAVKSTTSFINSTFPSKQMVELFSDDFSGHKPTYASVYHPLTVDGFSLHSAPPSTTSSTINVDFDAVFGEKSTAPEYRTTTVPPQSQKATLANQQSGKILANDLDSSLANLVGNLGFGGTPSKKSDMQWTQPTEKKLTGGTNWQAKPSTSTTWNPTPLPTIPHMNGAHYPGYVPAPITYPLTTPQVPVYGMVPPQIGAAPLMAPQSMMYTQPGLRPTNPFAPVSETQIQFM; this is encoded by the exons ATCTAATACAGTGCACAAATGAAATGAATGTGAATATTCCACAGTTGGCAGACACACTTTTTGAGAGAACTGCGAACAGTAGCTGGGTTGTAGTGTTCAAAGCTCTAATTACAACACACCACCTCATGATGTATGGAAACGAG CGCTTTATCCAGTATCTTGCATCCCGAAACACTTTGTTCAATTTAAATAACTACCTGGACAAAAGTGCCATGCAGG GCTATGATATGTCTACCTTCATTAGACGATATAGCAGATACTTGAATGAAAAAGCACTTTCATATAGACTTGTAGCAGTTGACTTCACCAAAATGAAAAGAGG GATAGATGGAGTGATGAGAACCATGAATCCTGAAAAGCTTCTGAAAACCCTCCCAATCATACAGAACCAGCTAGATGCACTCCTTGATTTTGAT GCAAATCCAAATGAACTAACAAATGGTGTTATAAATGCTGCATTTATGCTCCTCTTTAAAGATTCCATTAGACTTTTTGCAGCATACAATGAGGGGATTATTAATCTTTTAG AAAGATATTTTGATATGAAGAAGAACCAGTGCAAAGAAGGCCTGGATATTTACAAAAAATTTCTAGCCAGAATGACCAAATTGTCAGAATTCCTCAAAGTAGCAGAG CAAGTTGGAATTGATCAGGGTGACATTCCAGATCTTACTCAG GCACCCAGCAGCTTGCtcgaagcactggaacagcatTTGGCTTCtgtggagggaaagaaaacaaaagaagtctCTGCTGCCAGCAG AGCTAGTGCCCTGTCCAGTGCTGTTTCCACACTTGCCAACACAGGAATGTCATTTAGCAGGatggatgagaaagaaaagcagcaggcgTTGGAGGAGGAGCAAGCTAGGCTGCAGGCACTTAAG GAGCAGCGATTAAGAGAGATTTCTGTAGTATCAAATTCCACTCCCACATCAGCATCCCCAAGCACcttatcaggaaaaaatgtgaATACCACTGTAGCTGTTGACCTCTTCACCGTGCCAGCACCCACAACAAATAG CATGCCCAACCTTTCTAGTGACCTTTTTGATCTTCAGCCTGCATTTGTTCCAACTGTGCAGAGTACTCCAGCTATATCGACATCGGGGAGCAGTGCCTGGGGAG GTCCTTTCTCGTCCTCAAATGGTTGTGTTGGTTCTCCACCTCATCTGGACATCTTTGACATGAAGCCTGTTGAAGAAGCTGTAAAATCTACCACCTCTTTCATCAATTCTACTTTTCCCTCCAAACAAATGGTGGAACTCTTTAGtg ATGATTTTAGTGGTCATAAACCCACGTATGCTTCTGTGTATCATCCTCTGACTGTTGATG gtttttctcttCATTCAGCTCCTCCAAGTACCACCTCTTCAACAATTAACGTGGACTTTGATGCTgtttttggagaaaaatctacagCACCAGAGTACAGGACTACAACGG TACCACCACAAAGTCAAAAAGCCACTTTAGCCAACCAGCAAAGCGGAAAAATTTTGGCAAACGACCTTGATTCTTCCCTTGCTAATCTAGTGGGAA ATCTTGGCTTTGGAGGAACTCCATCCAAAAA ATCGGATATGCAGTGGACCCAGCCTACAGAGAAAAAACTTACTGGTGGAACAAACTGGCAAGCAAAACCAAGCACATCAACTACATGGAATCCTACTCCTTTACCCACTATTCCACATATG AATGGAGCACACTATCCTGGATAT GTACCTGCTCCGATCACATACCCATTGACCACGCCTCAAGTGCCTGTATATGGAATG GTACCTCCTCAGATTGGAGCTGCTCCTTTGATGGCACCCCAGTCAATGATGTATACACAGCCTGGTCTAAGGCCAACAAATCCTTTTGCACCTGTTTCTGAAACTCAG ATACAGTTTATGTAG